A genomic window from Agrobacterium larrymoorei includes:
- the lon gene encoding endopeptidase La yields MTNITSAASGGTYPVLPLRDIVVFPHMIVPLFVGREKSIRALEEVMGSDRQIMLVTQINASDDDPDPSAIHKVGTVANVLQLLKLPDGTVKVLVEGKGRAQIEDYTGREDFYEATATILHEPVEDPVEIEALSRSVVSEFESYVKLNKKISPEVVGAAGQIDDYSKLADTVASHLSIKITEKQEMLETVSVKQRLEKALGFMEGEISVLQVEKRIRSRVKRQMEKTQREYYLNEQMKAIQKELGDGEDGRDEMAELEERIAKTKLSKEAKEKAEAEMKKLRQMSPMSAEATVVRNYLDWLLGLPWGKKSKVKVDLNAAEQVLDLDHFGLDKVKERIVEYLAVQARATKIRGPILCLVGPPGVGKTSLAKSIAKATGREYVRMALGGVRDEAEIRGHRRTYIGSMPGKIVQSMKKAKKANPLFLLDEIDKMGMDFRGDPSSALLEVLDPEQNSTFMDHYLEVEYDLSDVMFVTTANTLNIPGPLMDRMEVIRIAGYTEDEKREIAKRHLLPKAIKEHALRPEEFSVTDGALMAVIQQYTREAGVRNFERELMKLARKAVTEIIKGKTKSVEVTAENIHDYLGVPRFRHGEAEREDQVGVVTGLAWTEVGGELLTIEGVMMPGKGRMTVTGNLKEVMKESISAAASYVRSRAVDFGIEPPRFDKSDIHVHVPEGATPKDGPSAGVAMATAIVSIMTGIPVSKDVAMTGEITLRGRVLPIGGLKEKLLAALRGGIKKVLIPEENAKDLADIPDNVKNGMEIIPVSRMGEVLEHALTRKPEPIEWDGSIETPVIATVEGVDDGNQTIAH; encoded by the coding sequence ATGACGAACATCACGTCTGCTGCATCTGGCGGTACCTATCCCGTACTTCCTCTGCGCGACATTGTCGTTTTCCCGCATATGATCGTCCCGCTGTTCGTCGGACGAGAAAAGTCCATTCGTGCACTCGAGGAGGTCATGGGCTCCGATAGGCAGATCATGCTTGTCACGCAGATCAACGCGAGTGACGACGATCCGGATCCATCGGCCATTCATAAAGTTGGCACTGTCGCCAACGTTCTTCAGTTGCTGAAGCTGCCCGACGGCACCGTCAAGGTTCTTGTTGAAGGCAAGGGCCGTGCGCAGATCGAAGATTACACTGGCCGCGAAGACTTTTACGAAGCGACCGCAACGATCCTGCATGAGCCGGTTGAAGATCCGGTCGAAATCGAAGCTCTGTCGCGCTCGGTCGTGTCCGAGTTCGAAAGCTACGTAAAGCTGAATAAGAAGATTTCTCCCGAAGTGGTTGGTGCCGCTGGGCAAATCGACGATTACTCCAAGCTCGCCGATACTGTCGCCTCGCACCTTTCCATCAAGATTACCGAAAAGCAGGAGATGCTTGAGACGGTCAGCGTGAAGCAGCGCTTGGAAAAAGCTCTCGGCTTCATGGAAGGTGAGATCTCCGTTCTTCAGGTGGAGAAGCGCATTCGCTCGCGCGTTAAGCGCCAGATGGAGAAGACCCAGCGCGAATATTACCTGAACGAACAGATGAAAGCGATCCAGAAGGAGCTTGGCGACGGCGAGGATGGCCGTGACGAGATGGCCGAACTGGAAGAGCGCATCGCCAAGACCAAGCTCTCCAAGGAAGCCAAGGAAAAGGCCGAAGCGGAGATGAAGAAGCTTCGCCAGATGAGCCCGATGTCGGCGGAAGCCACCGTCGTGCGGAACTATCTGGATTGGCTGCTGGGGCTGCCATGGGGCAAGAAGTCCAAGGTCAAGGTGGATCTCAATGCTGCCGAACAGGTTCTTGATCTAGACCACTTCGGTCTGGATAAGGTCAAGGAGCGTATCGTCGAATATCTGGCGGTACAGGCCCGTGCGACGAAGATCCGTGGCCCGATCCTGTGCCTTGTCGGCCCTCCAGGTGTTGGTAAAACATCGCTTGCGAAGTCCATCGCCAAGGCAACCGGTCGCGAGTATGTTCGCATGGCCCTTGGTGGCGTTCGTGATGAGGCCGAAATCCGCGGTCACCGCCGGACCTATATCGGTTCCATGCCGGGCAAGATCGTCCAGTCGATGAAGAAGGCCAAGAAGGCGAACCCGCTCTTCCTGCTCGATGAAATCGACAAGATGGGCATGGATTTCCGTGGCGATCCATCGTCGGCTCTGCTCGAGGTGCTCGATCCGGAACAGAACTCCACCTTCATGGATCACTACCTTGAAGTGGAATACGACCTGTCCGACGTCATGTTCGTGACCACCGCCAACACGCTCAACATTCCAGGCCCCTTGATGGACCGTATGGAAGTGATCCGTATTGCCGGTTACACGGAAGACGAAAAGCGCGAGATCGCCAAGCGGCACCTGCTGCCGAAGGCAATCAAGGAACATGCTCTGCGTCCGGAAGAGTTTTCCGTGACCGATGGCGCCCTGATGGCCGTGATCCAGCAGTACACACGCGAAGCCGGTGTTCGTAACTTTGAGCGTGAGCTGATGAAGCTTGCCCGTAAGGCCGTTACCGAGATCATCAAGGGTAAGACCAAGTCGGTCGAAGTCACGGCAGAAAACATCCACGACTATCTGGGTGTGCCGCGCTTCCGTCACGGCGAGGCCGAGCGTGAGGATCAGGTGGGCGTCGTAACGGGTCTCGCCTGGACCGAAGTGGGTGGCGAGCTGCTCACCATCGAAGGCGTGATGATGCCGGGCAAGGGTCGCATGACCGTGACCGGTAACTTGAAGGAAGTGATGAAGGAATCCATCTCTGCGGCGGCGTCCTATGTCCGTTCGCGTGCGGTCGATTTCGGCATCGAGCCTCCACGCTTCGACAAGAGCGACATCCACGTACACGTGCCGGAAGGTGCCACGCCGAAGGACGGTCCGTCCGCAGGTGTCGCCATGGCAACGGCGATCGTCTCCATCATGACGGGCATTCCAGTCTCGAAGGATGTGGCGATGACGGGTGAGATCACCCTTCGTGGTCGCGTCCTGCCGATCGGCGGATTGAAGGAAAAGCTGCTTGCAGCGCTTCGCGGTGGCATCAAGAAGGTGCTGATCCCGGAAGAGAACGCCAAGGATTTGGCTGACATTCCGGACAACGTGAAGAACGGCATGGAGATCATCCCAGTGTCCCGCATGGGTGAGGTTCTTGAGCATGCTCTGACCCGCAAACCCGAGCCGATCGAGTGGGACGGCAGCATCGAAACGCCGGTCATTGCGACTGTCGAAGGTGTCGATGATGGCAACCAGACCATTGCTCACTAA
- the hupB gene encoding DNA-binding protein HupB — protein MNKNELVTAVAEKAGLSKADAASAVDAVFETVQNELKAGGDIRLAGFGSFSVSHRKATKGRNPATREEVDIPARNVPKFSAGKGLKDAVNS, from the coding sequence ATGAACAAGAACGAGCTCGTTACCGCAGTTGCCGAGAAGGCTGGCCTGTCTAAGGCTGATGCCGCTTCTGCCGTTGACGCCGTATTTGAAACCGTACAGAACGAACTGAAGGCTGGTGGCGACATCCGTCTCGCTGGCTTCGGTAGCTTCAGCGTCAGCCATCGCAAGGCAACCAAGGGCCGCAACCCGGCGACCCGCGAAGAGGTCGATATTCCTGCTCGCAACGTCCCGAAGTTCTCCGCAGGCAAGGGCCTGAAGGATGCGGTCAACAGCTGA
- a CDS encoding DMT family transporter translates to MNQSAVSLLRSRAVLGAGFMVLAGIAFAALNVVTQELAMTLGFPPASTAFWQYGFALILSLPLLVRLGLRAMKTGYPFRHIFRVLLAAFGVQAWVMGLVTVPIWQAIALVMTSPFFIIIGARLFLGETVGRDRWLATLTGFIGAMIILQPWSDSFTMAALLPILSALLWGGSSLIMKNLTHHEPPETVTVWLLVLLTPINAGLAAASGFAVPEGLALWLLLGAGLLTALGQYLLTLAYNAADAAYVQPFDDLKLPLNVFAGWIVFGYAPSGYLWLGALLILCASLFLMLREAGREATAAS, encoded by the coding sequence ATGAATCAGAGCGCTGTTTCGCTCTTACGTTCCCGGGCCGTTCTCGGTGCCGGCTTCATGGTTCTGGCGGGTATCGCCTTTGCCGCACTGAATGTCGTCACCCAGGAGCTCGCCATGACGCTGGGGTTTCCGCCAGCGTCCACAGCCTTCTGGCAATATGGCTTCGCGCTCATCCTCTCGCTGCCGTTGCTTGTTCGGCTCGGTTTGCGCGCGATGAAAACCGGCTATCCCTTCCGCCACATCTTCCGCGTCCTTCTTGCCGCTTTCGGCGTTCAGGCGTGGGTGATGGGACTTGTGACAGTGCCGATCTGGCAGGCCATTGCGCTGGTGATGACCTCGCCCTTCTTTATCATCATCGGCGCACGGCTATTCCTCGGGGAAACCGTCGGCCGCGATAGATGGCTGGCGACGCTGACGGGCTTCATCGGTGCTATGATTATCCTCCAGCCATGGTCAGACAGCTTCACCATGGCCGCGCTGTTGCCCATTCTGTCTGCTTTGCTGTGGGGTGGATCGTCGCTGATCATGAAGAACCTCACGCATCACGAGCCACCGGAAACGGTCACGGTCTGGTTGCTCGTCCTGCTGACACCGATCAATGCGGGCCTGGCTGCAGCCTCGGGCTTCGCGGTCCCGGAAGGTCTTGCTCTCTGGCTGTTACTTGGTGCCGGGCTGCTGACGGCGCTCGGGCAATATCTACTGACACTTGCCTACAACGCGGCCGATGCCGCCTATGTCCAGCCGTTCGACGACCTGAAGCTGCCGCTCAACGTCTTCGCAGGCTGGATTGTGTTTGGCTATGCGCCAAGCGGCTATCTCTGGCTTGGAGCCCTTCTTATCCTCTGCGCCTCGCTTTTCCTGATGCTGCGTGAGGCAGGCAGAGAAGCGACAGCCGCCTCTTGA